From one Anomaloglossus baeobatrachus isolate aAnoBae1 unplaced genomic scaffold, aAnoBae1.hap1 Scaffold_86, whole genome shotgun sequence genomic stretch:
- the CFAP263 gene encoding cilia- and flagella-associated protein 263 isoform X1 gives MAETDAESVRTESGEEAAVSELSPEQVQGLLRDGGHVLSTLKAETDMFEKFYKRLDPKELSPCGPPDPAASPLDFSQMRSRRRSKSRSTISDRLLSLSVEQKCELVQRELEEAREEAQRHTHSTQRLLHSHKATKEEAEIRSSEIKKAKYEFERDVGRAAVSKKKADAGSEKILRYMEEKMLARDSLVDKLRLKNTALRAQKKKLQMQLNQKEEMGEVLNEVDFQQLKIENAQFLERIDERNQDLLQLKLTTGNTLQVLNSYKKKLLLTTLESVHLAKEMLSRNEILQRIEVESDLVEQEREEAESLNKKLRKQLSDYRVPDVLQYVQEKMAQEELEKSVRAWARKVELAELSLRTQRRQWEQAKAARLMPEYGQLGGEP, from the exons CCATGTTCTCTCCACACTCAAAGCCGAGACTGATATGTTTGAAAAGTTCTACAAGCGTCTGGACCCGAAGGAGCTGTCCCCGTGCGGCCCGCCCGACCCCGCTGCCTCCCCTCTGGACTTCAGCCAG ATGCGCAGTCGTCGGCGCTCTAAGTCGCGCAGCACCATCTCTGACCGGCTGCTGAGCCTGAGTGTGGAGCAGAAGTGTGAGCTGGTGCAGCGGGAGCTGGAGGAGGCCAGGGAGGAGGCACAGCGCCACACCCACAGCACGCAGCGCCTTCTACACAGCCATAAG GCCACCAAGGAAGAGGCCGAGATCCGCAGCTCGGAAATTAAAAAGGCAAAGTACGAGTTTGAGCGGGACGTCGGCAGAGCGGCTGTGAGCAAGAAGAAGGCAGATGCGGGCTCCGAGAAGATCCTCCGCTACATGGAAGAGAAGATGCTGGCAAGA GACAGTTTAGTGGACAAACTCCGGCTGAAGAACACAGCCCTGAGAGCTCAGAAGAAGAAGCTACAGATGCAGCTGAACCAG AAGGAGGAGATGGGTGAAGTGCTGAACGAGGTGGATTTCCAGCAGCTGAAAATCGAAAATGCTCAATTTTTGGAAAGAATCGATGAAAGAAACCAGGATCTTCTGCAGCTAAAACTGACAACTGGGAACACCCTGCAAGTCCTGAACTCCTACAAG AAGAAACTTCTGCTCACCACCCTGGAGTCGGTTCATCTCGCCAAGGAAATGTTGTCCCGTAATGAGATCCTGCAGAGAATCGAGGTGGAAAGTGATCTGGTGGAGCAG GAACGAGAAGAGGCTGAAAGTCTGAACAAGAAGCTGAGGAAGCAGCTGAGCGACTATCGCGTCCCCGACGTTCTGCAGTACGTGCAGGAGAAAATGGCGCAGGAGGAGCTGGAGAAGAGCGTGCGAGCGTGGGCGAGGAAGGTGGAGCTCGCCGAG CTCTCCCTGAGGACTCAGCGCAGACAATGGGAACAAGCTAAAGCTGCCAGACTGATGCCAGAATACGGGCAGCTCGGGGGAGAGCCATGA
- the CFAP263 gene encoding cilia- and flagella-associated protein 263 isoform X2: MFEKFYKRLDPKELSPCGPPDPAASPLDFSQMRSRRRSKSRSTISDRLLSLSVEQKCELVQRELEEAREEAQRHTHSTQRLLHSHKATKEEAEIRSSEIKKAKYEFERDVGRAAVSKKKADAGSEKILRYMEEKMLARDSLVDKLRLKNTALRAQKKKLQMQLNQKEEMGEVLNEVDFQQLKIENAQFLERIDERNQDLLQLKLTTGNTLQVLNSYKKKLLLTTLESVHLAKEMLSRNEILQRIEVESDLVEQEREEAESLNKKLRKQLSDYRVPDVLQYVQEKMAQEELEKSVRAWARKVELAELSLRTQRRQWEQAKAARLMPEYGQLGGEP; the protein is encoded by the exons ATGTTTGAAAAGTTCTACAAGCGTCTGGACCCGAAGGAGCTGTCCCCGTGCGGCCCGCCCGACCCCGCTGCCTCCCCTCTGGACTTCAGCCAG ATGCGCAGTCGTCGGCGCTCTAAGTCGCGCAGCACCATCTCTGACCGGCTGCTGAGCCTGAGTGTGGAGCAGAAGTGTGAGCTGGTGCAGCGGGAGCTGGAGGAGGCCAGGGAGGAGGCACAGCGCCACACCCACAGCACGCAGCGCCTTCTACACAGCCATAAG GCCACCAAGGAAGAGGCCGAGATCCGCAGCTCGGAAATTAAAAAGGCAAAGTACGAGTTTGAGCGGGACGTCGGCAGAGCGGCTGTGAGCAAGAAGAAGGCAGATGCGGGCTCCGAGAAGATCCTCCGCTACATGGAAGAGAAGATGCTGGCAAGA GACAGTTTAGTGGACAAACTCCGGCTGAAGAACACAGCCCTGAGAGCTCAGAAGAAGAAGCTACAGATGCAGCTGAACCAG AAGGAGGAGATGGGTGAAGTGCTGAACGAGGTGGATTTCCAGCAGCTGAAAATCGAAAATGCTCAATTTTTGGAAAGAATCGATGAAAGAAACCAGGATCTTCTGCAGCTAAAACTGACAACTGGGAACACCCTGCAAGTCCTGAACTCCTACAAG AAGAAACTTCTGCTCACCACCCTGGAGTCGGTTCATCTCGCCAAGGAAATGTTGTCCCGTAATGAGATCCTGCAGAGAATCGAGGTGGAAAGTGATCTGGTGGAGCAG GAACGAGAAGAGGCTGAAAGTCTGAACAAGAAGCTGAGGAAGCAGCTGAGCGACTATCGCGTCCCCGACGTTCTGCAGTACGTGCAGGAGAAAATGGCGCAGGAGGAGCTGGAGAAGAGCGTGCGAGCGTGGGCGAGGAAGGTGGAGCTCGCCGAG CTCTCCCTGAGGACTCAGCGCAGACAATGGGAACAAGCTAAAGCTGCCAGACTGATGCCAGAATACGGGCAGCTCGGGGGAGAGCCATGA